A single region of the Yersinia entomophaga genome encodes:
- the cutA gene encoding divalent cation tolerance protein CutA, translating to MSDSDVIVVLCTAPDEASAQDLAGRVLGEQLAACATLLPGATSLYYWEGRLQQEYEVQMLFKSNSTHQQALLSFIKQHHPYQTPELLVLPVRDGDKDYLSWLNASLH from the coding sequence ATGTCTGATTCTGATGTGATTGTCGTACTGTGCACCGCACCCGATGAAGCCAGTGCTCAAGATCTTGCAGGGCGAGTTCTGGGGGAACAACTGGCGGCCTGCGCTACGCTGCTGCCCGGCGCAACGTCTCTTTATTACTGGGAAGGACGTTTGCAGCAGGAATACGAAGTACAAATGCTATTCAAAAGCAATAGCACCCATCAGCAGGCATTACTGAGTTTTATCAAACAACATCACCCTTACCAGACGCCAGAATTGTTGGTCTTGCCGGTTCGGGATGGAGATAAAGATTACCTGTCATGGCTCAACGCTTCTTTACACTGA
- a CDS encoding protein-disulfide reductase DsbD, whose product MAQRFFTLILLLCSALLAPQSAQASLFSQNGQSRFLPVDQAFAFDFRQQGEQLDLSWQIHPGYYLYRQQIKIVPQQATLGAVNIPAGLAHRDEFYGEVAIFKQRLDLQIPMIRAEKGASVSVTYQGCADAGFCYPPETRIVPLSAIVATPHTAAETPVTPPAQTESEPASLPFSPLWALLIGIGIAFTPCVLPMYPLISAIILGREKPHSQGRIFVLAMVYVQGMALTYTLLGLVVAAAGLQFQAALQHPYVLIGLSALFVLLALSMFGLYSLQLPASLQTRLVEWSNHQRGGSLFGVFAMGALAGLICSPCTTAPLSAILLYIAQSGNMLAGGGTLYLYALGMGIPLIAVTLFGNRLLPRSGPWMQYVKEAFGFVILALPVFLLERIIGDIWGIRLWSLLAVAFFGWAFIISLKTHQGWVRALQLLLLAGLLIAARPLQDWAFGHSATQQTTISHLNFQQINNLPELQEALAKAKGKPVMLDLYADWCVACKEFEKYTFSDPKVQSQLANTVLLQADVTANNAEHAAMLKALKVLGLPTILFFDEQGNEMTPSRVTGYMDAEAFLHHLQNSQR is encoded by the coding sequence ATGGCTCAACGCTTCTTTACACTGATACTGCTGCTATGCAGCGCGCTACTGGCACCTCAAAGTGCTCAGGCATCTCTTTTTAGCCAAAACGGTCAGAGCCGCTTTTTGCCGGTCGATCAGGCATTTGCCTTTGATTTTAGACAACAGGGCGAGCAGCTCGATTTAAGCTGGCAAATTCACCCCGGCTATTATTTGTATCGCCAGCAGATCAAGATTGTTCCGCAACAGGCGACTCTTGGCGCGGTGAACATTCCCGCAGGCCTTGCTCATAGAGACGAGTTCTATGGCGAAGTCGCGATTTTCAAACAGCGGCTGGATTTACAGATCCCGATGATTCGGGCAGAGAAAGGAGCCAGCGTCAGCGTGACCTATCAAGGCTGCGCGGATGCGGGATTCTGTTATCCGCCGGAAACCAGAATTGTACCGCTGAGCGCCATTGTCGCCACACCGCACACCGCAGCGGAAACGCCTGTTACGCCGCCGGCACAAACCGAATCTGAACCGGCCTCATTGCCTTTCTCTCCACTCTGGGCACTGTTGATTGGCATCGGCATCGCTTTTACGCCGTGCGTTTTGCCAATGTATCCGTTGATTTCAGCCATTATTCTTGGAAGAGAAAAACCCCATAGCCAAGGACGAATATTTGTTTTAGCTATGGTTTACGTCCAGGGAATGGCGCTGACTTATACCTTATTAGGATTAGTGGTGGCCGCTGCCGGGCTACAGTTTCAGGCGGCGTTACAGCATCCTTACGTGCTGATTGGGCTGTCGGCGCTGTTTGTACTGCTGGCGTTATCGATGTTCGGCCTGTATTCCCTGCAATTACCGGCTTCCCTGCAAACCCGTTTAGTCGAGTGGAGCAACCATCAACGCGGCGGTTCCCTGTTCGGCGTCTTTGCCATGGGAGCGCTAGCCGGATTAATTTGCTCCCCCTGCACCACTGCGCCTCTCAGCGCCATTTTGTTGTATATCGCTCAAAGCGGAAACATGCTGGCTGGCGGCGGTACGCTTTACCTGTACGCGCTGGGGATGGGGATTCCACTGATTGCGGTCACGCTATTTGGCAACCGCCTGCTACCGCGCAGTGGGCCGTGGATGCAATACGTGAAAGAAGCGTTCGGCTTTGTGATTCTGGCACTGCCAGTCTTCCTACTGGAACGCATTATCGGCGATATTTGGGGCATTCGCCTGTGGAGCCTGCTGGCGGTGGCCTTCTTCGGTTGGGCCTTTATTATCAGCTTAAAAACGCATCAAGGCTGGGTTCGGGCGCTGCAACTTCTGCTGCTGGCAGGATTACTGATTGCAGCCCGACCATTGCAGGATTGGGCTTTTGGTCACAGCGCTACGCAGCAAACGACGATTAGCCATCTCAACTTCCAGCAGATTAATAACCTACCGGAATTACAGGAAGCGCTGGCAAAGGCGAAAGGTAAACCGGTGATGTTGGACTTGTACGCCGATTGGTGTGTAGCCTGTAAAGAGTTTGAAAAATACACCTTTAGCGATCCTAAGGTGCAGTCTCAATTAGCCAACACGGTGCTGCTACAGGCCGATGTGACAGCCAATAATGCGGAACACGCCGCAATGCTGAAAGCGCTCAAAGTGCTGGGATTGCCAACTATCCTGTTTTTCGACGAACAGGGAAATGAAATGACGCCGTCGCGGGTCACCGGTTATATGGATGCCGAAGCTTTTTTGCATCATTTGCAGAATAGCCAGCGGTAA